The Zea mays cultivar B73 chromosome 7, Zm-B73-REFERENCE-NAM-5.0, whole genome shotgun sequence DNA segment GCTGAATGATGTTAGAGTTTTTTTTGGCGTTTATGATAAGGAACGCTGCTGGAGCTTGGGTTCGTTTCAGCCAGGCCAAGCGACGGGCGTGGCTGGGCGACGGAAGCACTGGACAGTTGTGCTTGCCGCCTGGCACCAGAGCAGCTGGCAGTGTGGCACTAGCAAGCACCCGCACGAAGCGCGCGCGGCCTGCCCGTGTCGCTTTCGCCGTCACTCTATAGTTTGCTAGAGGCTTCCGGTCTCCCGCGAAACACGAGAGCCACGTGGGACGAGCCGGTGTCCTGATCCGGCGGTCGGCGGCAGTTTCACTCGACCCGGCTGGAGCCTCTCGGTGTGCCGCACGAGTGGCTCGAATGCGGGCGGTGTGCCGCTTCATCACCTATCCAGTTCAGCCCCGACGCGTCCTCCCCGTGGGCTGCGCGAACTGGCCCCGGCGCAGCGTCTGTTCCTGCACCTGCACTCCTCAGAGTCTGCTCGCGCTGCATGCGATGCGGTAGGTGGGTCTGCCGTCGTGGCGTAAACTACCGGTGAATTAGCTTTTGCCCTTTTAGAAACTCGGCCTGGATCTTGGACGATAGCTTGTGCCAAGAGGCTCAGATCCGATCAACACGAGACAAGACTTTTTTACACTATTTATATTGTATTATGAATTACGAAAGTTTATCGATTTGAGTATATGAAAACTGTAGGTGGACAGGTGACAAAGACAATTCTAAGGATGTAATGCAGTTTTGAAAAAAAAAAACATAGTTGACAATTACACATGACACAAATACTAAATCATTATTTTATCTTAGCAAAAACCATATTATTGCTTAAAACCAAGACATGTTTGATTTCATTGGAAAACCAAAGTATTTGTGAAGAGAACAGAAGAAAACTAAGATCTTAAGTGGACTTTCCAAAACTCTAAAATTATCATAGTTTTAGGTAAAATCATAGTATTTAAAACTATGTTTTATCTGTACAAACTAAACTTTTTTTTGGCTTTGAATATCATAATATCATTAAATACCATAATATTGCCTCAAAGTTGAAAAATACCAAGCTTCCAAACAAAGTCTCGATCTAGTTACACTTCTTTCGATGAAAACGGCCTATAACACTGCGTTGACTAATTTTCCCACCCATTTTTTGTGTTTACATTGTTATATTTTGTGTGTATAGAAATAGGAGAGAGATATAGACAGATTTTCCACTAGTTTTCCCCAAGGGATccctttttttcattttctatgaaTCCGTATTTATCCTGGTTTCATTTACAGACTGTGCCAAACAATTACACGTTCACCATTTAAGCATGTTAATATATACTCCATCCGTACCAAAATTGTATTTGTTTTATTTCTtgatttttatgtatatattcaAATAAATAATGATAAAACAAATACATATATAAAACACAAATATTAAAGGCTCGTTTGGATCTCAATAGCTAAGACAAAAGTGACTTTTAGTCACTTTAGATAGTACAATTCGAATATCAGATAGGGATATAAGATGACCGAGGTCCGTTGGATTTCGAATATTTTCTTAGATACCTTTTCGAATTTCAAATTTCGGATATCCGAACATCTTTCTAGATAACTTACCATATTTCAGATTTTGGATATTCGAATAGTTACACGTGAACTCACCTAAGTATCCAGGATTCAACATAATTAATACTTTCCTCTATCATTTTTCATATGAGGACTTGAGGTTATATTCTTATAGAATGTTTATTGATCCTGGTAACCTATTTAAAATTTTTGGTACACACtataatattttatgaatttaattgtattttgataatTTATATTGTATTATGAATTGCGTGGACTATTTTTTATCCACTCATTTTTGCGTTTGCATTGTTCTGCTTTCGTGTGTATAGAAATAGGAGAGTGATAGAGACAGATATTCCACTCGTTTTCCCCCATGGGATCCCTTTTTTCATTTTGTATGAATCCGTATTTATCCTGGTTTCTCATCTACGGAATGCGGCAGATAATTTCATGTTCAACATTTAAGCATGTTAACATATAATAACAAAAATGTCATGCAGTTCAATATTAAACTGATATTCATATATATACTTTAAACTATGAAATCATATGATCGTAAATTAGTTTTCTGACATAGTGTCTATTTCTATATGCACGCGTATATCCTGATTTTGTTTTAGATCTTGTTTTTTTTACCTTAGTCCTATTTTAAAATATAGAAATGGGATGGGACTTGAACTTTTCCGTCTGTTTCCATGAATTTCCATGCCTACTCTCACTTAGTTTTTAATCTTTTCCGTTTGCTCCCTTTAATTTCCATTCCTACTCTCGCTTAGTTTTTAATCTTTTCCATACATTATGTATGATTTCTAAAAAAATAATCAATTCACACATATTCTCACGAACTCTATTCACTTGTTTGCCATAATGGCATATATCAAGCCATCTATATGCCATTTGCCCACTCAAATCTTTATCTTTATCTTTATCTTTACTATATAAAACACCAGTTCCAAATATAAGTGAAGGTTTAAACCTTGCTTGTTGGCTATACATTCACACTCACCTAACCAATAAAATACACATATCTTTGTGTTTCATTAAAACAAAGTCTACCTATACGATATATAGAAAACCTTCATTGTACTCCCTCACatttaaataataataaaataataaaattatgTATGGATATGGATTCAAAACCATAATTGTTGGCTCTAAACTCATATTCACACTCACCTATCCAACATAACACACATGTCTTTATATTTTATATCTATACATAAGCATAAATGAAAATCATAATAATGTATAGGTACTTTACTAGTGTGTTTTAATGTATGACTGTGATCAGATCCACCATATGAGACATACAAACATCTTTAACATGTGTCTATGTAGGTAGACTCTGAGCTACCAAACCAACATGTGAGGCAGACTGCAGAAACACTCTCACTCTCTAGTCTATGGGTCTCTGGATCATGTGCCATGGAAAAAAACATCCTCGTTGCTACGAGTGGTAATTTTCGTCGCGACCTCTTTTTTGGAACAGATTGCAACAAATATTTCCGAAACTAATTGCAATCAACATTTGCTAATGTTTGGCTCGCAAAATCTTGGCAGCATTGACCGGACTTTATAAGTGTTGGCCAGATTTAACTAAGAATCTAATTATTACTAGTCTGAGGGCCAGTTTGGTAATCCCATTTTTTCGAGAGATTTCTATTTTCCGAAAAAATTACTTCATTTTCCCTGAGAAAATGGAGTTCCCAAACTAACCCTAAacaatatttcatttttcttcTCAATGTTAATTCAACTCTCATACATGTGTACCTAGCTCATGGTTTTCCGACGGTGACTACCCTGAAATATAACGAGGTTTGAGTTATGCTACAAATGATACTAACCTCAGTTTGACTAAGTTTTCCAGCAGCAACATCAtcagtaataataataatagtaataataataataataataatatgtgGCAATAAATAAGTATTTTTAAATATCTTATAAAATGGCATATATATACTTACAGATTGTAAACATTGTAATCAGTAATACGATTATCGATAAAGTTATTCAAATCTAGAATAGTTTGAATTAGGACGAGCTAAAATTCGTCATATTTTAGGTAAGTAGAGAATAAACATCTTCAGCATGATATTTGGATGTCAAAAAACTAGCACTAAACAAGATGTGGTGGTTTAACTTCTTGCCCTCTTTAGACAATATATTCACCTTCACATCAAAATTGCCTAATTTATAGATTGCCAAGGGTCTATATGTATTTAGACCATGTTTGGTGAAGTTCCGACACATCAAAACTGGTACTAAACTCGAGCTATTTTTTATCTCCCTCTCAAAATAAATTAGAAACATGTAAAACCACAATTTTTTTAAATTTACTGGCTTTGTCTCCTCCGTACACTGTAGCAAAGAGGTGGAGAAAAAATAAAACCATGCCAAATAGCCCTCCACTGTTTCCCTAGATATTAAATGGTAAATAATTGGTTACTTTTAGTTCAGTGGTCCGTGCAAAATATACATACATGATTTCCATAGTATAACACTATAGCATTAAGCAATGCTTAAATAGACTAACATTTCCATGATCACACTTGAGTATTTTACCATAAACTATGAAATGTTACTAGGAAGGATGTATTAGATGAAGTTTTCTTGAAGAAAGAGCATATGTATATAAGTTCTTAAAAATTATCCACCAATGATGGATAGACACGGAAAAGAAAAGTTATCATAAAAGTAATGTCAGAGAAGGGGACTAATTTTGTCGCTTCCCGAACCGACACTACGTGTAACAATTAAAAGCGAACGTATTTTTAAAAATGACTAACCCTTAAATTTGAGTCGTTGATCTATATCAACATTTCATCCAACCGCTCTCtttatttcttcttcctcccgtcgtcTTCTTCGTCGCGCCAACAGTGCTATAGTTCAATAGTACACCCTCGTCGCGCTAGCTCACTAGAGCTAGCGCCCTCCACTCCACCTAACCCTTCTAATGGTCGTCCTCTGATTGTTGTAGTCCACAATCCCCTCCTCTAATATCATCACTCTATTTGTAGCCTTAGCCTAAGATCGATTTTATAGTGTTTTGATGTTCTTGTTCTCCTGAAATCATCATGTCAATCGAAAAGGGAAGTGAATATGGTAATAAGTGAAAGAGAAACTCATATTTGATGGACCAAATATGATTTGGCAATTCCTGTTCTACTGTGTGTCCGGATCCAAATTTAGTCCGGCACATGTTTTGGCCGCGGGAGGACGAGGAAGGAAATGGTCTCAGAAAACCGGTGGCTGATGCGGACCGGAGAATCTCCGCCCGCAGGCAGGCCCACAGACATTTGGGGCCCCGCCACGCCGTCCGCCAGCCGCCAGCCGCCAGCCGCCAGCCAATCCCTTCCTGTTTCTATTTATTCATCCGCCCGGGCCCCTCCGCACGCCTGCACACATTCCGCGCACACCCCGGCAGCCGCAAACGCCTTCGCCGTCGCGTCCCGCTCCTCCGCCCGCCCGACGCGACCCCTAGGACCTGGAGAGAGAGGTCGGCATGGCTGCCGCAGTGGTCGACGACGCTGGTATGGACGCCGTCCAGAAGCGCCTCATGTTCGAAGACGAGTGAGCCCTCTTTCCTTCCCCGACTCCTTCTCCTTCCTCCAGCTAATTTTCGCTCCTCCTCCACGATCTGCTTGTCCCCCACCTGTTCCGGTTACGCGCATCGATATTTGCTCGATTTTTCTGGCGCCTGGGGGCGGGGCTTTCGTTCGCGGTTGCACAGCTGCCTGCTCCGCCGGATCTCGCCGCGATCGGAACGCGGGCACGGTTTGGGTCACGGAGGCTGTTCAGTATGTTTGACTTTGTGCCAGTGATATACTGTACCACGTTTTAGTCTCACCGTCGCACTTGTTTGATGCGCTGTTTCGTCCTATACTCGTGCTGTGGGGTTAGCCGGACAGGACTGTCCTGCGCCAAAATTCCGGGCATGCCGTGCCTGCCCAGTATGCACTAGGCTCAGTAGGTCGATGTAAGGAGGTAGGTACTATAACTGAACTGTTTTTGTTTTTGCATCTGGAATTCAGGTTCAGTAAGTTTTTTTTAAATGATCTGGTTATGGATGTCCTTTTTGTTTAATTGACGACGGGTAGATGAGTAATTCTTTATGAATCATTTAAGTTGTGGAGTGCATAGTTGATGTGAATAGTGTTCAGTAAATCCTGGACGGTGAGTACTCTCCAAAGTTAGGGCATTGCTATACTTACAAAGTGGCTCTTTTAGGAAGTTATTATAGTACAAAATTTTAAGTGGATTGTGGAGATCCATGTGGGTGAACCTGGATCGAAGAGAAACCTGTAGAATTTGTGGATCAGTTCCTCACGTTTTTCTTATGATATAGTACATGATCTTTTCGCCATATTCAAGTGATTCACTGACAATTCTTCTTGACAATGCTTGCTTGATTTTTTTTCCCACAGATGCATTTTGGTGGACGAGCAGGACAATGTTGTTGGCCATGAGTCAAAGTACAACTGTAAGATTCTATTCTGCTCTGCTTATCTACTTAATTTCTGCACCCTATTAATGTTGTTTGAACTGGTTTGTGGAACAGTACTTGATTTGTTATTTGTCATGTTAGGCCATTTGATGGAAAAGATTGATTCTGAGAATCTGCTACATAGGGCATTCAGTGTGTTCCTTTTCAACTCAAAATATGAGCTGCTACTTCAGGTTTGTTTTTTTATTTCTTGTACTCTGCATTTCTATGATGTTTTTTTTGTCTATTTTATTGCATACCAGGCAAAGGTTTTAAATTTCCGGTGATTGTTTTTCCCCTTATGTTTGAGATTAAAGTCATGAGCCATAAAGTCCCAAATTACCTAGTACCTTGTAATAGCAGATCTCTAGCTATTACAAGGTACCAGGTCTCTAGCTATTACAAGGCTCACTGAATCTCCATATATGAACTACCATTGCCTAGCATGATGCTTTGAAAACTGGTTTCAAAAGGGCAAATTCTCTCTCTTTAATTCTTGGGTTGTGTTGGGGTGCTCCGGCGGGAGCAATTTGTATGtgtgacccccccccccctcccccccTCTTTTGTGGGCCGGCCTTTGGTGACCCGTCTTCTTTTTATGTACTTCCTCCTTAATTGATAGGCAGTGCTCCTGCCACTTTCATTCAATTTTTTTTTGTAGATGTTTCTTTGGCAGTATATATGACTGTTAGCTTTGAAGTTGCACTATATGTTATGGCTCCCAGTATTGCTGGGAGTACATATTCCATAAGTCAACTTAGTCTCAGGGACCAAAAATATCGAGAAGCTACAGTAAAATACCTGGCTCTTAAACTTTGGATTAATTGTATACGTGCCACTCAACTTCTGCAAAATTAGATAGCTAGTTCACCAAGTGAACTAGCTATCTAATTTTGCAAAAGTTGAGTGGTATGTTAGTGGCATCCAAATGAACTAGCTATCTAATTTTGCAAAAGTTGAGTGGCATGTTTCTAATTGACCCATTAACTTTAGAACTAGCCCAATTACCATTACCGTATTAAATGTTTGTTTGTTTTTGAACAACACATTCCAATGTTTGTGACTATCCTATTCTTTTCAAATTGTTTTTGATAAGTATCATTCTACTCGTGCAGCAAAGGTCCGCGACAAAGGTTACCTTTCCTTTAGTTTGGACCAATACCTGCTGCAGCCACCCTCTGTACCGTGAGTCTGAGCTTATCCAGGAGAACTACCTTGGTATGTTATGGAACAGCTCCTAGCCTAAAATTATTTTCTTATCTCTCTGTCATTGTTGCTCTGATCATTGGGAGCTCATCCTTCTCCAGGTGTGAGAAATGCAGCACAGAGGAAGCTACTGGATGAGCTGGGCATCCCAGCAGAAGATGCCCCAGTTGACCAATTCACCCCTCTGGGCCGAATGCTTTACAAGGCACCATCTGACGGGAAATGGGGGGAGCATGAGCGTAAGTTTCTACCACCTATCTCCTCATCTACTTGCATCCAGATAGTTTGAGTTGCCAATTGGTCGATGGTATGGAATAGACTGTTGACACACTAGTATAGAATCCTCCACACAGATTACACTGAACATTGTTGCTGGAAGATGTTTCGCTGAGACTACCGACTGCTAATGCTAGTTGCTCTTTCGTCTTTCCTTACCATCAGTTGACTACCTGCTGTTCATCGTCCGGGACGTGAAGGTGCAGCCGAACCCAGATGAAGTCGCTGACGTGAAGTACGTGAACCGCGACGAGCTCAAGGAGCTCATCCGGAAGGCTGACGCTGGCGAGGACGGGGTGAAGATCTCCCCCTGGTTCAGGCTGGTGGTGGACAACTTCCTCATGGGCTGGTGGGACCATGTCGAGAAAGGCACCCTCGGCGAGGCCGTGGACATGGAGACCATCCATAAGCTGAAGGAGTGAGGGGCCGCCGGCCGGCCGGCTCCGATGACCTCACCACCTGTtgatgttgctgctgctgctgcactgCATGTTTATCAAAAGTTATCGCTCCTGCTCGCGGAAAGTGAGCTTGACTGTTGCCGGGGTGGAAGTGTCGTTTTGGACTGAAGATGAGTGCCGCGGAGGGGTttgttgtttgtttgtttgtttgttcggTGACCGAATCGCGAGTTGGACGCCTGTTTAATCCGTGCTTATACATCGTCTGAGTAAACAGCAATAAGAGGGACATCCGTAAGCTCTTTCCGTAACTGCTTTTGCGACTCGTCTGCTGCCACTGCAGTTCCATTTCTGCATATTTTTTTGCAGAAGATCCTTGTGCAGCCTAGGCTAGCGGCAACGTGACTGGGAGGTAGGGAAGGGAACGACGCTTGTGCTTGTGCATGTTGGGTTGCTTACTTGCTTCTTGAGCTCTTTGCTTGTGGTTGTGGCTGATttatttttttttttaaaaaataacttTAGGGGCTCGTTTATCTCAGTATAACATGGGGGTTTGGGTTTATTTGCTTGTGACTGAACTTCTGTTTATGAACTTAAGGGGCTGGCTTATCTGATTATTCTAACATGAGGTTCAATAGTATCACGAACCACAACATCCAGTTAGGCCTCGTTTGGATCATTAGGATTGAATTCATTctaatatatttatatactattGTAGACTATATGAGAGAATACTTATCTGTATTTCTGTTGTAGGAGAGCGGAAATACGATCTGAAGAGCGTTTACAAATATAAATATGATGTTGTGAGAGAGTAATCCGAAGAGTGTATTATAAGTTAAATAGTCTAAATGCAAGACCTTAGAAATGCTACTTAGATCATTAAACTAAAACTTGTTTAATGAAACTGTAAAGTGACTAGTATCCAAAATGAATCAACTCTGTCTAATTCCTTTATTGCTCTGTTATTTATACATGAGGGGATGCCTTGAGGACCCGGCGTATAGAGAAGACATGGCTGTTCGAAGAGTTGGGATCGTGGGTCACGTCCCTTCGGTGAACAGACGACGGGAGCAGTTATGTTACTGCATATATTTCTTAACAAAACTAACTCGGGAACCTATCTGGTGCAAACCAACCCTTCTATGTAACCGAACTATATGATGTGTATCCAAGGGACGCAGTGACGTGGATCATTTTACATTTAACTGTCTGCTACTGATTACACCTTTTCAAATCTCCCTCACACTCCTTCGCACGTCCCCTTGGATCAACATTATGCGATTCAGATTAGAAGTTTGCACGGTTGCACGGAAGGGTTGGTTTACACCAGATACGTTCCCAACTAACTCAGCTAAAGATCATTTCGCAACTAGACACATTTCGCAGCTAGACACATCATGAGCGCAAGAGCTGCAAGGTGGCATAAGCTAATTTGTACAATGAAACAAAAGTATTTATCTTGGCATGTGCTTCTTTGAACAACGGACACCTTTCGAACAAAGTTGGTGTATCAGTTTGTAGGATGGACATCTCAAATCGGACTTTGTGCTACTGCTGCAGGTGCATGTAGATATGCCTCTGTCAGCACATGATGCATCTGCACTGCATGCCTCTTACCCGTACAAAGTGTCCTTGCTATGTTGTCACTGTGCTCAAAATCCTTTGCACTGCCACTGATGATGCCCTTAGTAGATAAACATTATCTAATTATGAGAATCCCTACCTAACCAAACGCTACCATAATCAGGCGCGTGGTCCATGTCTGACCTGGCCAATTCCCAAGTACTACGGACCAGAGAGTAATTCTATGACACCCATGGTTTCCCACGGTGGCACCAGCACAAGGTTAAATTTCCAACAGGACCAGTCGAGCAATCAGTGACCTTCTCATGCTATATATTACAGGTCCCTTCCTTTTTGGGGAGTCGGCTACCACAAGAATATGAGGTTCAAACCCTACGAGATCTGGTCGTCAGGAACAACTTGTGTGTGTTTACCATGTACTAGTATGTACATGTGCAGCCGGCGCCCCGCGGACTTTTGATCGGGAAGAAGAGCATCTACTACAGCAGATGGGCTCAAAACAAGTCTCCTCCAGCAGTCATGTAGCGTCCCCGCCATCCTCCGTCAGTGAAGCCTTAGCTGCCTGACAACAGGACCCGTGCCTGCTTTACCTTCTTTTGTACCGAAACACCACACTATATAAGCTCCTAAAATTATGCATGTTTTACTGCTGATAGAATAAACAACGGACAACCCATTTTGACTGGGTTTAACTCAAAACCTCTTGCGGGTCTTAAATTAAAACTCATCAAAGCTGACTGTTTCCTACAAATTATCTGTACTCAAAGCTGACTGTTTCCTACAAGCTGTCTGTACTCTATGGTGTCGATTCTGTTCTCAAAAAAATCAAGATAAAATCGTACCAATCCATGTTGGTTTTAGTACTGATCAATAAGACATTGGGACCGAGATTTGGATACTCTGCTGGAGGCCAGGAACGAGTGAAATGGAGGAGAAATCTTTTAGACTGGAGATCAGGATTTGGAGGGTATGCTCCGAAGTTTGGAATGATAGATCAATCCAGAGAAAGAGAATATGTACATCAAGGATTTGAAACAGATGTCTATGACTTTTGGTTAGTGCAGTTTCACAGTGTATACTTCAGTTTCGAGAAAGAATTCAGATTTTTGAGAGCAGTTAATTAAAGCAGTTCTTATGGCTCAATGAGAGACACAAATGGACCCTATACTGGTCGGAGCCACATACACAGTGTGAGGTGCACAAGCTATGCGGACCGTATGGTAGCTGCAACCCTGACGCAAATGCTACGAGCGCAAATGCTGGGAGCCCTGAGGATTGTCAGGTGACTTGCTTCAACAGTTGCAGCTGCAGTGCTTACACATATAACGGCACTGGCTGTTTTGTTTGGCATGGAGACCTACCTGGTCAACCTCCAAGAACAGCACACTGGCGATGGATGAGGAACCTGTCATGTGGGGCCTCCCCTATAACCGTCGGAGGCGCGCAAGAGACGGGAGGCGCGCTGCAGAAAGAGCAGCAGCCAGTGCCACGTCAGCAGCAGAAAAGGAAAGCCAAGAAATCAGTGGCTAGAAGAAGGAAAGAATCAAAGGACATGCAGCCGCCACCTCTATAGAAGGAAGGGCGGCTAGAAGAAGAAATAAATTAGTAGAGATCCTAAATCATAGAGATCAGTTTCCTTTTAGTAGAGATCCTAAATCAGAGGGATTAGTTTCCCCTTTCTGTTACACCGTAGGCTATAAAGCCTTGTAGCTGGCTCCTTTGAGAGACAAGCAATAACACAGTTATTTCCTCCATTCTCCCTACCACTCTCAAGCCTTCGGAAGAGGGGTAAAACCTCACCGGAGAAGACGGACCGAGGGTACGACCTACGTAGCCGAGGGCCCCCTTCCCTAGACTCTAAGgcccttgacaacctggtatcacgGTCACGTCGATCCGAGACTTCCAGTTCTTCCGCTACTTCCGCCGCAACCAGCCACCCAGCAGCCCTCAACACCGCCAACCCACGCTCATCACCCACCTCCACCGCGCCCCCGCCCAGCGCCATGTCCGAACACACCATCGCCGACCTCGCCAAGTTGATCGAGGGGCTCACCGGCAAGATCAATACCCTTCAAACCGACATCGACACGATGAAGAAGGACAAGACGTCGTCCTCGGGCACCCAGGTGCCGAGCGGCGGCTTCGACGGGCAACACCACACCGATCGACCACCGCGTTTCCAGAAGCTGGACTTCCCGCGTTACGACGGCAAGTCCGACCCGCTCGTCTTCATCAATCGCTGCGAGTCGTACTTCCATCAACAGCGGATCATGGAGGAAGAAAAGGTGTGGATGGCCTCCTATAATTTGGAGGACAAGGCCCAACTCTGGTACATGCAGGTCCAGCAGGACGAAGGCATCCCGACTTGGCGGCGCTTCAAGGATCTCCTCAACCTCCGCTACGGGCCACCGCTGCGATCAGCACCGTTGTTCGAGCTAGCCGAATGTCGGCGCACGGGCACGGTAGAGGAATACCAGGATCGCTTCCAGGCGCTCTTGCCCCGCGCGGGTCCGTGGGGGAGGCCCAACGGGTTCAACTATTCACCGGGGGGCTGCTCCCTCCGATCAGCAACCAAGTCCGCCTCCAC contains these protein-coding regions:
- the LOC541901 gene encoding Isopentenyl-diphosphate Delta-isomerase I is translated as MAAAVVDDAGMDAVQKRLMFEDECILVDEQDNVVGHESKYNCHLMEKIDSENLLHRAFSVFLFNSKYELLLQQRSATKVTFPLVWTNTCCSHPLYRESELIQENYLGVRNAAQRKLLDELGIPAEDAPVDQFTPLGRMLYKAPSDGKWGEHELDYLLFIVRDVKVQPNPDEVADVKYVNRDELKELIRKADAGEDGVKISPWFRLVVDNFLMGWWDHVEKGTLGEAVDMETIHKLKE